The Humulus lupulus chromosome 4, drHumLupu1.1, whole genome shotgun sequence genome has a window encoding:
- the LOC133832687 gene encoding uncharacterized protein LOC133832687: protein MPTEDPHLHLLLFIEVSDSFKLPGMIEDALRLKLFPYSLRDRARAWLNSLPSDSVSTWKELAERFWMKYFPPTKNSMLRNEITSFQQFDQESLYEAWERFKELLRKCPHHGIPHCIQMETFYNGLNTHTRMVVDASANEALLANSYNEWPTSTLSTGRKVAGIHDVDAITSLAAQVSSTSNMLKTMNMGMNQSMGKPMGTQMGQMESISCVYCGEGHTFDNYPSNPAAECIVKNEAMFQSHAASLTNLENQVGQLANELINRPHGTLPSDIKNPRNVGKEHCKAVTLRSGKELEKDKTNSGHEGEPSSIKINEEFQKDAELPSA from the exons ATGCCAAcagaggatcctcaccttcacctTCTCTTGTTCATTGAAGTGAGTGACTCTTTCAAGCTGCCCGGAATGATAGAGGATGCACTAAGACTAAAGTTGTTCCCATATTCCTTGAGAGACAGAGCCAGAGCTTGGTTGAACTCTTTGCCATCTGATTCTGTGAGTACTTGGAAAGAGTTGGCTGAGCGGTTTTGGATGAAGTATTTTCCTCCCACTAAAAATTCCATGCTACGCAATGAGATTACTTCATTTCAACAATTTGATCAAGAATCCTTATATGAGGCATGGGAGCGGTTTAAGGAGTTGTTGCGCAAATGCCCTCACCATGGCATTCCTCATTGCATCCAGATGGAGACCTTCTATAACGGTCTCAACACTCACACTAGAATGGTGGTTGATGCTTCAGCAAACGAGGCTCTTCTTGCTAACTcctataatgag tggcCCACTTCTACATTGTCTACAGGTAGAAAGGTGGCTGGTATTCATGATGTAGATGCCAtcacttctttggcagcccaagtGTCCTCTACTTCTAATATGCTCAAGACAATGAATATGGGGATGAATCAATCAATGGGGAAGCCTATGGGGACACAAATGGGGCAAATGGAGAGCATTTCTTGTGTGTATTGTGGCGAGGGTCATACTTTTGACAACTATCCTTCTAATCCAGCAGCT GAATGCATAGTGAAGAATGAAGCCATGTTTCAAAGCCATGCAGCTTCATTGACGAACTTAGAGAACCAAGTTGGGCAACTAGCtaatgagcttataaatagaccCCATGGTACACTGCCAAGTGATATCAAGAATCCAAGGAATGTGGGCAAGGAACATTGTAAAGctgtcactttgaggagtgggaaaGAGTTGGAGAAGGACAAGACCAATTCTGGGCATGAGGGTGAGCCCTCTTCAATCAAAATAAATGAGGAATTCCAAAAAGATGCTGAACTTCCTAGTGCATAG
- the LOC133832688 gene encoding uncharacterized protein LOC133832688 has product MLQHCHPTSPISKQLPPFPQCFQKQKFDSQFKKFLDMLKQLHINIPLVEALEQMPNYVKFMKDILTWKRRLGEFETVALTKECSSFLQNKMPPKMKDPGSFTIPCTIDRSLAYPYGKIKDVLVKVDKFIFPVDFIVLDYEADREVPIILRRPFLATGRTLIDVQKGELTMRVQDEQVNFNFFKAMRFPDEVEECSIVSLVDSLASKELENNFDDPLERLLMFDSHVEDEDEYLAWLELVHKDCIQESILNLWSSLQGLLHPLNHQWKSLRSWN; this is encoded by the exons ATGCTGCAACATTGTCACCCAACAAGTCCAATTTCAAAGCAGCTACCTCCATTTCCTCAATGTTTTCAGAAGCAAAAGTTTGATTCTCAATTCAAGAAATTTCTAGATATGTTGAAGCAGTTGCATATCAACATCCCACTTGTAGAGGCACTTGAGCAAATGCCtaactatgtgaaattcatgaaagatATTCTTACATGGAAGAGAAGGTTGGGAGAATTTGAGACAGTGGCTCTTACGAAGGAATGTAGCTCATTCTTGCAAAACAAGATGCCACCGAAGATGAaagatcctgggagtttcaccATTCCATGCACCATTG ATAGATCTCTTGCTTATCCATATGGGAAGATTAAGGATGTCTTGGTAAAAGTTGATAAGTTCATTTTCCCAGTTGATTTCATTGTGTTGGATTATGAGGCAGACAGGGAGGTACCAATCATTCTAAGGAGGCCTTTTCTAGCTACTGGTAGAACTTTGATTGACGTGCAAAAGGGTGAACTTACTATGAGGGTTCAAGATGAGCAGGTGAATTTCAATTTTTTCAAGGCTATGAGATTTCCAGATGAGGTTGAAGAGTGTTCTATTGTTTCACTGGTAGATTCTTTGGCTTCAAAGGAGTTAGAAAATAATTTTGATGATCCTCTAGAGAGACTCTTGATGTTTGATTCACATGTAGAGGATGAGGATGAATACTTGGCTTGGCTAGAGCTAGTTCACAAGGATTGCATACAAGAAAGCATTTTGAATCTTTGGAGCTCTCTTCAAGGCCTTTTGCATCCCCTAAACCATCAGTGGAAGAGCCTCCGAAGTTGGAATTAA